Proteins co-encoded in one Papaver somniferum cultivar HN1 chromosome 5, ASM357369v1, whole genome shotgun sequence genomic window:
- the LOC113277968 gene encoding factor of DNA methylation 3-like, translated as MMDSNKRPRIENYRSRVVVPDNVLTEGNELCGLAFDELGLLKWIQLAKANGTGGQASTLSDDGKFQNAAPPELVEEQKGEVDKLQRRVSELEKQVENKAELEIELEILKEKIDELKNSLDEKTGCIESLEDLNQILIVKERQLNDELQEARKELIQEIGESLNSRSFIGIKRMGELDSKSFRDALKDIICGSSSMDQVSDGSVLRCSFWEEKLRDPLWHPFKVTLVDGKHQESIDEEDKLLKGLKNERGGEAYLAVANALMELNAYNPSGRYPVQELWNFNENRRATAKEGVAALAYHLRKNHPNNSTTTEGNLRNAERKA; from the exons ATGATGGATTCAAACAAGCGCCCAAGGATAGAG AATTATAGATCTAGGGTGGTAGTGCCGGATAACGTTTTGACAGAAGGGAATGAGCTATGTGGCTTAGCCTTCGATGAGCTTGGTCTTCTAAAATGGATTCAG CTTGCTAAGGCAAATGGCACCGGAGGACAAGCTTCAACTTTATCAGATGATGGGAAGTTCCAAAATGCCGCTCCTCCAGAGCTGGTTGAAGAACAAAAG GGTGAGGTAGATAAGCTTCAAAGAAGGGTTAGTGAATTGGAGAAACAGGTTGAAAATAAAGCTGAATTAGAAATTGAACTAGAGATATTGAAAGAAAAAATAGATGAATTAAAGAACTCGTTGGATGAGAAAACAGGATGTATTGAGAGTTTGGAAGATCTTAACCAAATTTTAATTGTCAAAGAACGTCAGCTCAATGATGAGTTACAAGAAGCTCGTAAAGAACTAATtcag GAAATTGGAGAAAGTTTAAATTCTCGGAGTTTCATTGGGATTAAGAGAATGGGAGAGTTAGATTCTAAATCGTTTCGTGATGCATTAAAAGACATTATTTGTGGCTCATCTTCAATGGATCAAGTTTCCGATGGGTCTGTCCTACGTTGCAGCTTTTGGGAGGAAAAGCTCAGAGACCCCCTTTGGCATCCATTTAAAGTTACCCTTGTTGATGGCAAACATCAG GAGTCGATCGACGAGGAGGATAAACTTTTGAAGGGTTTGAAGAATGAACGTGGGGGGGAAGCATATTTGGCAGTTGCTAATGCACTTATGGAGCTCAATGCGTACAACCCAAGTGGTCGGTATCCAGTTCAAGAACTTTGGAACTTTAACGAGAACAGGAGAGCTACTGCAAAGGAAGGAGTTGCGGCACTTGCTTATCACTTGAGAAAGAATCATCCTAATAACAGTACTACTACTGAAGGAAATTTGAGAAATGCGGAAAGAAAAGCCTAG